The nucleotide window GGGCCTCATTGACCTTGATCACCTTTCCTGAAACAGGGGCATAGATATCGCTGGCCGCCTTGACCGACTCGATGCTGGCCAGTGCGCCGAACTGCTTGACGACCGTACCGATCTGCGGCAGTTCCACGAAGGTGATATCCCCCAGTTCGTGGGCCGCATGCTCGCTGATGCCTACGGCGCCAATGCCCTCCTTGACCTTGACCCACTCGTGTTCCTTGGTGAAATAGATGCTCATCTGACTCATCCTCCTTTTTATATGAATTAAACAGAGAACCGACGGCAATGGAACGCGGAAAAGGCCGGATTGAAGCGGGTTGACGCGGATTTCGCAGATCTTATAAATCCGCGTCAATCCCCCGTATCTGCGAGAATCCGCGTTATTCGTCTTTGATTTTTTCTTGTTCGTTACCTTACGTCCTTACCGACCCCTCCCGGAAGAACGGCAACTGACAGACGGTGGCCTCCATGCTGACCCGCTCGTGCCGGATAATCAGGGGGGCACCCACTGAGGCGATATCAGGGCGTACAAAGCCGATGCCGATGCCCCGGCCGAGCATGGGGGAGAATACGCCGCTGGTCACGCTGCCGACCGTTTCCCCTTCGAAACAGATCTCATAGTGGTGGCGCGGCGAACGGCGGCTGTTCACTTCGAAGGCGACCTTGATGCGGGACAGCCCCTGTTCCTTCTGCTTCAGGAGCGCCTCCTTGCCGACGAACGATGTGTCGAAATTGACGAAGGATTCCAGCCCCGCCTCCAGCGGAGTGGTGTCCTCGTCGATATCGCTGCCATACAGAGAATAGCCCACCTCCAGCCGCAACACGTCCCGGGCGCCCAGCCCGGCCGGTTTGACGCGCTGGTCCTTCAGCAGCAGGTCCCACAGTTCAGTCACCTTGGCGGCCGGCAGGAAGATTTCGTATCCCAGCTCTCCGGTATAGCCGGTACGGCTGACGATCGCTTCGCAGCCGAGGATATTCATGGTGATGAATTTGAAGTAGGGGAGCCCGGCGATCCGGTCCCCGAACAGGGAAACCAGTATGTCGCGGGAAAGCGGCCCCTGAAGGTCGAGCTTGCCGGTATCGGCGCTGATGTCCCTCAGTACC belongs to Geobacter sp. SVR and includes:
- the gcvH gene encoding glycine cleavage system protein GcvH, whose translation is MSIYFTKEHEWVKVKEGIGAVGISEHAAHELGDITFVELPQIGTVVKQFGALASIESVKAASDIYAPVSGKVIKVNEALDAAPEIVNESAEDAGWMAWIEIADEGELKNLMTREQYDEFLKTL
- the gcvT gene encoding glycine cleavage system aminomethyltransferase GcvT, whose protein sequence is MEEQLRQTPLNDRHRTLQALMAPFGGWDMPIQYEGIIAEHAWCRSHVALFDICHMGEFQFEGDFEASGLEDVFTFSVKSIPVGRSRYGFLLNERGGVIDDLIVFRQAEDRAMIVVNAATIAKDFAAIQGRLRGGVLRDISADTGKLDLQGPLSRDILVSLFGDRIAGLPYFKFITMNILGCEAIVSRTGYTGELGYEIFLPAAKVTELWDLLLKDQRVKPAGLGARDVLRLEVGYSLYGSDIDEDTTPLEAGLESFVNFDTSFVGKEALLKQKEQGLSRIKVAFEVNSRRSPRHHYEICFEGETVGSVTSGVFSPMLGRGIGIGFVRPDIASVGAPLIIRHERVSMEATVCQLPFFREGSVRT